The Pantoea vagans genome includes a window with the following:
- the aceA gene encoding isocitrate lyase, with translation MNRNQQIKQLASSWNDARWEGITRPYSAEDVINLRGSVNPACTLAERGATKLWSLLNGESTKGYINSLGALTGGQAIQQAKAGIEAIYLSGWQVAADANMAGQMYPDQSLYPANSVPNVVERINQSFQRADQIQWANGISPEDDGFIDYFLPIVADAEAGFGGVLNAFELMKSMIQAGAGAVHFEDQLASVKKCGHMGGKVLVPTQEAIQKLVAARLAADVMGVPTILLARTDADAADLITSDCDERDAPFITGQRTSEGFFRTRAGIEQAISRGLSYAPYADVLWCETSTPDLELAQRFADAIHAQYPGKLLAYNCSPSFNWKKNLDDRTIARFQQALSDMGYRFQFITLAGIHSMWFNMFDLAHAYAQGEGMRHYVEKVQQPEFAAREKGYTFSSHQQEVGTGYFDRVTNVIQGGQSSVTALTGSTEAAQF, from the coding sequence ATGAATCGTAACCAACAGATTAAACAACTGGCATCGAGCTGGAACGACGCGCGCTGGGAGGGGATAACGCGCCCCTACAGCGCGGAAGATGTTATCAACTTACGGGGTTCGGTGAATCCGGCATGTACGCTGGCAGAGCGCGGTGCAACGAAGCTGTGGTCACTGCTTAACGGTGAATCCACTAAAGGTTATATCAATAGTCTGGGCGCTCTAACTGGCGGTCAGGCGATACAGCAAGCAAAAGCAGGCATTGAGGCGATCTACCTTTCGGGCTGGCAAGTGGCGGCAGACGCGAATATGGCCGGGCAGATGTATCCCGATCAATCGCTCTATCCGGCGAACTCGGTGCCGAACGTGGTTGAGCGCATCAACCAAAGTTTCCAGCGTGCTGACCAGATTCAGTGGGCTAACGGTATCTCACCGGAAGATGACGGATTTATCGATTATTTCCTGCCGATTGTGGCCGATGCGGAAGCGGGCTTTGGTGGCGTGCTCAATGCCTTTGAGCTGATGAAGTCGATGATTCAGGCCGGTGCGGGCGCCGTGCACTTTGAAGATCAACTGGCGTCGGTGAAGAAGTGCGGTCATATGGGCGGCAAGGTATTGGTACCCACGCAGGAGGCGATCCAGAAACTGGTGGCCGCGCGCTTGGCTGCCGACGTGATGGGGGTGCCGACCATACTGCTGGCGCGCACCGATGCGGATGCGGCTGACCTCATCACCTCCGATTGCGATGAGCGTGATGCGCCCTTTATCACCGGGCAACGTACCTCTGAAGGCTTCTTCCGCACGAGAGCCGGCATTGAACAGGCGATCAGCCGCGGCTTATCTTATGCACCTTATGCTGACGTGCTGTGGTGTGAAACCTCGACGCCGGATCTGGAGCTTGCACAGCGATTTGCCGATGCGATTCACGCGCAGTATCCGGGCAAATTACTGGCCTACAACTGCTCGCCATCGTTTAACTGGAAGAAGAATCTCGACGATCGCACCATCGCCCGTTTCCAGCAGGCATTGAGCGACATGGGCTATCGCTTTCAGTTCATCACGCTGGCCGGCATTCACAGCATGTGGTTCAACATGTTCGATTTGGCACATGCTTATGCGCAGGGTGAAGGGATGCGTCATTACGTTGAGAAAGTGCAGCAACCCGAGTTCGCCGCGCGTGAAAAAGGCTACACCTTCTCCTCACATCAACAGGAAGTGGGCACCGGTTACTTTGACCGCGTCACCAACGTTATTCAGGGTGGACAGTCATCCGTCACCGCATTGACCGGTTCCACGGAAGCCGCGCAGTTCTAA
- the metH gene encoding methionine synthase has protein sequence MILDGGMGTMIQSYKLSEADFRGSRFADWPSDLKGNNDLLVLTKPEVIREIHDAYLAAGADILETNTFNSTTIAMADYQMEALSAEINLEAAKLARASADAWTAKTPDRPRYVAGVLGPTNRTCSISPDVNDPAFRNVTFNQLVEAYRESTHALIAGGSDLIMIETVFDTLNAKAAIYAVQVEMEAMGVNLPLMISGTITDASGRTLSGQTTEGFYNSLRHAEPLSFGLNCALGPDELRQYVQELSRIAEGYVTAHPNAGLPNAFGEYDLDAATMADQIGEWARAGFLNIIGGCCGTTPEHIAAMAAAVEGVAPRLLPEIPVACRLSGLEPLNIYPDSLFVNVGERTNVTGSAKFKRLIKEEKYNEALDVARQQVESGAQIIDINMDEGMLDAEAAMVRFLNLIAGEPDIARVPIMIDSSKWEVIEKGLQCIQGKGIVNSISMKEGIEPFIEHARKVRRYGAAMVVMAFDEVGQADTRARKIEICRRAYQILTEEVGFPPEDIIFDPNIFAVATGIEEHNNYAMDFIGACEDIKRELPHAMISGGVSNVSFSFRGNDPVREAIHAVFLYYAIRNGMDMGIVNAGQLAIYDDLPAELRDAVEDVILNRRDDGTERLLELAEKYRSSKGDGEQEKQQAEWRSWDVVKRLEYSLVKGITEFIELDTEEARQAAARPIEVIEGPLMSGMNVVGDLFGEGKMFLPQVVKSARVMKQAVAYLEPYIEASKEAGRSNGKIVLATVKGDVHDIGKNIVGVVLQCNNYEIIDLGVMVPSDKILKTAIAENADIIGLSGLITPSLDEMVNVAKEMERQGFTIPLLIGGATTSKAHTAVKIEQNYSGPTVYVQNASRTVGVVSSLLSETLKEEFVARTRKEYDTVRIQHARKKPRTPPVSLQTARDNDYSIDWESYTPPVAHRLGVSAVEASIDTLRNYIDWTPFFMTWSLAGKYPRILEDEVVGEEAKRLFADANAMLDMLSETGTLHPRGVVGIFPANRVGDDIEVYSDENRDKVKIVSHHLRQQTEKTDFANYCLADFVAPKSSGKADYLGAFAVTGGLEEDALAEAYEQQHDDYNKIMVKAISDRLAEAFAEYLHERVRKVIWGFAANENLSNEELIRENYQGIRPAPGYPACPEHTEKAQIWQLLDVETHTGMKLTESFAMWPGAAVSGWYFSHPDSKYFAVAQIQRDQVEDYAARKGMSVSEVERWLAPNLGYDAD, from the coding sequence ATGATTCTGGATGGCGGCATGGGCACCATGATCCAGAGTTATAAGCTCAGTGAAGCCGATTTCCGTGGGAGTCGCTTTGCCGACTGGCCTTCCGATTTGAAAGGCAACAACGATCTGTTGGTGTTAACCAAACCTGAGGTGATCCGCGAAATCCATGATGCTTACCTTGCCGCCGGCGCGGACATTCTGGAAACCAACACCTTTAACTCCACCACCATCGCGATGGCCGACTACCAGATGGAAGCCCTGTCGGCAGAGATCAACCTCGAGGCCGCTAAACTGGCCCGTGCCAGTGCGGATGCATGGACGGCGAAAACCCCCGACCGCCCGCGTTACGTCGCCGGGGTGTTAGGCCCGACCAACCGCACCTGCTCTATTTCGCCGGATGTGAACGATCCCGCCTTCCGTAACGTCACCTTCAATCAGCTGGTGGAGGCTTATCGTGAATCCACCCATGCGCTGATCGCGGGCGGTTCCGACCTCATCATGATTGAAACGGTGTTTGATACCCTGAACGCCAAGGCGGCGATCTATGCCGTGCAGGTCGAGATGGAGGCGATGGGCGTCAACCTGCCGCTGATGATCTCCGGCACCATCACCGATGCGTCTGGTCGCACGCTGTCCGGCCAAACCACCGAAGGTTTCTATAACTCACTGCGCCACGCCGAGCCGCTCTCTTTCGGCCTCAACTGTGCGCTGGGTCCAGACGAACTGCGTCAGTATGTGCAGGAGTTGTCACGTATTGCGGAAGGCTATGTCACCGCACATCCCAACGCCGGTTTGCCTAATGCCTTTGGGGAATACGATCTCGATGCCGCTACTATGGCTGACCAGATTGGCGAATGGGCGCGCGCGGGCTTCCTGAATATTATCGGTGGCTGCTGCGGCACCACGCCGGAACACATCGCAGCGATGGCAGCGGCGGTGGAGGGGGTGGCACCACGCTTACTACCAGAGATTCCCGTGGCCTGCCGTTTGTCCGGCCTGGAGCCGCTGAACATTTACCCCGATTCCCTGTTTGTGAACGTGGGCGAACGCACCAACGTAACCGGTTCTGCCAAGTTCAAGCGTCTGATCAAAGAAGAGAAATACAACGAGGCGCTGGATGTCGCGCGTCAACAGGTGGAAAGTGGCGCACAGATTATTGATATCAACATGGATGAAGGCATGCTGGATGCGGAAGCCGCGATGGTGCGCTTCCTCAACCTGATTGCCGGTGAACCGGATATTGCCCGCGTGCCGATTATGATCGACTCCTCTAAGTGGGAGGTGATCGAGAAAGGCCTGCAATGCATTCAGGGCAAAGGCATTGTTAACTCGATTTCGATGAAAGAGGGCATTGAGCCGTTTATCGAGCACGCGCGCAAAGTGCGTCGTTACGGTGCCGCGATGGTGGTGATGGCGTTCGATGAGGTCGGCCAGGCCGACACCCGCGCACGCAAAATCGAAATCTGTCGTCGCGCCTACCAAATTCTGACTGAAGAGGTGGGTTTCCCGCCAGAAGACATCATTTTTGACCCGAATATCTTCGCAGTGGCCACCGGCATTGAAGAGCATAACAACTATGCGATGGACTTCATCGGTGCCTGTGAAGACATTAAACGCGAACTGCCGCATGCGATGATCTCGGGTGGCGTGTCGAACGTATCCTTCTCGTTCCGCGGCAACGACCCGGTGCGTGAGGCGATCCACGCGGTGTTCCTCTATTACGCGATTCGCAACGGCATGGACATGGGTATCGTCAACGCCGGCCAACTGGCGATCTATGACGATTTACCCGCCGAGTTGCGTGATGCAGTAGAAGACGTGATTCTCAATCGTCGCGACGATGGCACCGAACGTCTGCTGGAGCTGGCCGAGAAGTATCGCAGCAGCAAAGGCGATGGTGAGCAGGAGAAGCAGCAGGCGGAATGGCGCAGCTGGGACGTGGTAAAACGTCTGGAATACTCGCTGGTGAAGGGCATCACCGAATTTATCGAACTGGATACGGAAGAGGCGCGTCAGGCCGCAGCACGTCCTATCGAGGTGATTGAAGGACCGCTGATGTCCGGCATGAACGTGGTCGGTGATCTGTTCGGCGAGGGAAAAATGTTCCTGCCGCAGGTGGTGAAATCGGCGCGCGTAATGAAGCAAGCAGTGGCCTATCTCGAACCTTATATCGAGGCCAGTAAAGAAGCCGGGCGCAGTAACGGCAAAATCGTGCTGGCGACGGTGAAGGGCGATGTGCATGACATCGGCAAAAACATCGTTGGCGTAGTGCTGCAGTGTAATAACTACGAAATCATCGATCTTGGCGTGATGGTGCCCAGTGACAAAATCCTCAAAACCGCGATTGCCGAGAACGCCGATATCATCGGGCTTTCCGGGCTGATCACGCCATCGCTGGATGAAATGGTCAACGTGGCCAAAGAGATGGAGCGTCAGGGCTTCACCATCCCGCTGCTGATTGGCGGCGCCACCACCTCGAAAGCACACACGGCGGTGAAGATTGAGCAGAACTACAGTGGCCCAACAGTGTATGTGCAGAACGCCTCACGCACCGTTGGTGTGGTCTCCTCGCTACTCTCCGAAACCCTGAAAGAAGAGTTTGTGGCACGCACGCGCAAAGAGTACGACACGGTGCGTATTCAGCACGCGCGTAAAAAGCCGCGCACGCCGCCGGTCAGCCTGCAAACCGCGCGGGACAACGACTACTCCATCGATTGGGAAAGCTACACGCCGCCGGTGGCACATCGTTTGGGTGTCAGCGCGGTGGAAGCCAGCATCGACACGCTGCGTAACTATATCGACTGGACGCCGTTCTTTATGACCTGGTCGCTGGCGGGTAAATATCCGCGCATCCTGGAGGATGAGGTGGTCGGTGAAGAGGCCAAACGTTTGTTTGCCGATGCCAATGCCATGCTGGATATGTTGAGCGAAACGGGCACGTTGCATCCACGCGGTGTGGTGGGGATCTTCCCAGCCAACCGGGTAGGCGACGATATCGAAGTCTACAGCGATGAAAACCGCGATAAGGTGAAAATTGTTAGCCATCATTTACGCCAGCAAACGGAGAAAACCGACTTTGCTAACTACTGCTTAGCGGACTTTGTGGCACCGAAATCCAGCGGGAAAGCGGACTACCTCGGGGCCTTCGCGGTCACGGGCGGACTGGAAGAGGATGCGCTGGCCGAAGCCTATGAGCAGCAGCACGATGATTACAACAAAATCATGGTGAAGGCGATTTCAGACCGCTTAGCAGAAGCCTTTGCCGAGTATCTGCATGAGCGTGTGCGCAAGGTAATTTGGGGCTTTGCCGCCAATGAAAATCTCAGTAACGAAGAGCTGATTCGCGAGAATTATCAGGGGATTCGTCCGGCACCGGGTTATCCGGCGTGCCCGGAACACACGGAAAAAGCACAGATTTGGCAGCTGCTGGATGTGGAAACGCACACGGGGATGAAGTTAACCGAATCCTTTGCCATGTGGCCGGGTGCAGCGGTATCCGGATGGTACTTCAGCCATCCTGACAGCAAATATTTCGCTGTGGCGCAGATTCAGCGTGACCAGGTGGAAGATTATGCGGCGCGTAAAGGGATGAGCGTGAGTGAAGTTGAGCGTTGGTTGGCACCGAATCTGGGTTACGACGCGGATTGA
- the metA gene encoding homoserine O-acetyltransferase MetA, which translates to MPIRVPDELPAVNFLRNENVFVMASSRASVQEIRPLKVLILNLMPKKIETENQFLRLLSNSPLQIDVQLLRIDSRESRNTPSEHLNNFYCNFEDIEHDNFDGLIVTGAPLGLVDFNDVAYWPQIQRVLHWAKEHVTSTLFVCWAVQAALNILYGIPKQTRQNKLSGVYEHQILHPHALLTRGFDDNFLAPHSRYADFPSQLIRDYTDLELFAESETTGAYLMASKDKRLAFVTGHPEYDALTLSGEYHRDYDAGLHPEVPFNYFPQNNPELPPRATWRSHGNLLFSNWLNYYVYQITPFDLRHMNPTLE; encoded by the coding sequence ATGCCAATCAGGGTCCCCGACGAATTGCCGGCAGTGAATTTTTTACGCAATGAGAACGTCTTTGTCATGGCCTCATCGCGTGCCAGTGTTCAGGAGATTCGTCCGCTCAAAGTGCTGATCCTTAACCTGATGCCGAAGAAAATCGAAACGGAAAATCAGTTCTTACGGCTGCTTTCCAACTCGCCATTGCAAATTGATGTACAGCTGCTGCGCATCGATAGCCGAGAGTCACGCAATACCCCGAGCGAGCATCTGAATAACTTCTACTGCAATTTTGAAGACATCGAGCACGACAACTTCGATGGATTGATTGTGACGGGTGCACCGCTGGGATTGGTGGATTTCAATGATGTGGCATACTGGCCACAGATTCAGCGTGTGCTGCATTGGGCAAAAGAACACGTAACCTCAACGCTATTTGTCTGCTGGGCTGTACAGGCGGCGCTGAACATTCTGTATGGCATTCCAAAACAGACGCGTCAGAACAAGCTTTCTGGTGTCTACGAGCATCAGATTCTGCACCCACACGCATTGTTAACCCGTGGATTTGACGACAATTTCCTCGCGCCACATTCACGCTATGCCGATTTCCCCAGCCAGTTAATTCGTGATTACACCGATCTGGAGTTGTTCGCGGAATCAGAGACCACAGGCGCCTATCTGATGGCGAGCAAAGACAAGCGTCTGGCGTTCGTGACTGGCCATCCGGAGTACGATGCCCTGACGCTCTCTGGCGAATACCATCGCGATTACGATGCTGGCTTGCACCCGGAAGTGCCCTTTAATTACTTCCCGCAAAACAACCCTGAATTGCCGCCACGTGCCACCTGGCGCAGCCATGGCAATCTGCTGTTCTCTAACTGGTTGAACTACTACGTATACCAGATTACACCTTTCGATCTGCGTCATATGAACCCGACGCTCGAATAG
- the aceK gene encoding bifunctional isocitrate dehydrogenase kinase/phosphatase: protein MTPRESLIAHTILQGFDAQYGRFLDITAGAQQRFEQADWHAVQQAMKARIHLYDHHVGLVANQLRILNDVSNWDDAFWLRVKSHYETLLPGYPRHEIAESFFNSVYCRLQGHSHLDPNRLFIFPSQPYASAPVAQRPLSRLYRPQGSWHELLRQVLNDIPLRLPWQDLTRDIGWIVRHLHEQFSPAQLATATLDVASELFYRNKTAWIVARLQLSDGMVPCLLPIQRDEAGRLWIDTCLTDSDDASIVFGFARAYFMVYAPVPAALVAWLQPILPSKTIAERYMAIGCQKHGKTECYREYLDYLAHSHEDFTIAPGIRGMVMLVFTLPGFDRVFKVIKDRFAPQKEVTDAQVRDCYRMVKEHDRVGRMADTQEFEHFAIPLARIPHTLMVEFERDIPEKIERRGDVLIIRHLWLERRMEPLNLWLAQATAEQRQHAIGEYGDAIRQLAAANIFPGDMLFKNFGMTRHGRVVFYDYDEIRPMTELQFRDVPAARYEEDELQAEPWYSVGPDDVFPETFRYALCSEPSTGKLLQALHPQLFDPRWWRALQTRIGEGHIEEVIAWRASQSFSTRFATVAA from the coding sequence ATGACACCGAGAGAATCTCTGATCGCCCATACCATCCTGCAAGGCTTTGATGCGCAGTATGGCCGCTTTCTGGACATTACCGCAGGAGCTCAGCAGCGCTTTGAACAGGCTGACTGGCACGCCGTGCAGCAGGCGATGAAAGCGCGTATCCATCTTTATGATCACCATGTAGGGTTGGTTGCAAACCAGTTGCGCATTCTCAATGATGTGTCGAACTGGGATGACGCTTTTTGGCTGCGGGTGAAAAGTCACTATGAGACGCTTTTGCCTGGCTATCCGCGCCATGAAATTGCGGAAAGCTTTTTTAATTCGGTCTACTGCCGTCTGCAAGGCCACAGCCATCTCGATCCCAACCGGTTGTTTATCTTTCCCTCGCAACCCTATGCGTCAGCGCCGGTGGCACAGCGTCCGCTGTCACGGCTTTATCGCCCACAAGGCAGCTGGCATGAATTACTGCGGCAGGTGCTGAATGACATTCCCCTGCGCTTACCCTGGCAGGATCTCACCCGTGATATCGGCTGGATTGTCCGTCATCTGCACGAGCAGTTCTCGCCAGCCCAGTTAGCAACCGCCACGCTGGATGTTGCCAGTGAGCTGTTTTATCGCAATAAAACGGCTTGGATTGTCGCCCGCTTGCAGTTGAGTGATGGCATGGTGCCTTGCCTGTTGCCGATCCAACGCGATGAGGCCGGTCGCTTGTGGATCGACACCTGCTTAACCGACAGTGATGATGCCAGCATCGTGTTTGGTTTTGCTCGTGCTTACTTCATGGTGTACGCCCCGGTGCCTGCGGCGTTGGTGGCCTGGCTGCAACCGATTCTGCCCAGTAAAACCATCGCTGAGCGATATATGGCGATTGGCTGCCAAAAGCACGGTAAAACCGAGTGTTACCGCGAGTACCTGGATTATCTGGCTCACAGCCACGAGGATTTCACCATCGCACCCGGTATTCGCGGCATGGTGATGCTGGTGTTTACGCTGCCAGGTTTTGACCGCGTTTTCAAAGTGATTAAAGACCGCTTTGCGCCACAAAAAGAGGTCACGGATGCGCAGGTGCGCGACTGTTATCGCATGGTCAAAGAGCACGACCGTGTCGGGCGCATGGCGGATACGCAAGAGTTCGAGCACTTCGCCATACCGCTGGCACGCATTCCACACACGTTGATGGTGGAATTTGAGCGCGATATCCCGGAGAAAATTGAGCGGCGGGGTGATGTGCTGATCATCCGCCATTTGTGGCTGGAACGTCGTATGGAGCCGCTCAATCTATGGCTGGCACAGGCGACAGCCGAGCAGCGTCAACATGCGATTGGTGAGTACGGTGATGCGATTCGCCAGCTGGCGGCAGCCAATATTTTCCCGGGGGATATGCTGTTTAAAAACTTCGGCATGACGCGCCATGGTCGGGTGGTGTTTTACGACTACGACGAAATTCGGCCGATGACAGAATTGCAGTTCCGCGATGTGCCAGCTGCGCGCTACGAGGAGGATGAGTTACAGGCTGAACCCTGGTACAGCGTCGGGCCGGATGATGTGTTCCCAGAAACCTTCCGCTATGCACTCTGTAGCGAGCCGAGCACCGGAAAATTACTGCAAGCACTGCATCCACAGTTGTTTGATCCCCGCTGGTGGCGCGCGCTGCAAACGCGCATCGGGGAAGGGCATATTGAAGAGGTGATTGCGTGGCGTGCCTCGCAAAGCTTCAGCACGCGGTTCGCCACGGTGGCCGCTTAA
- the aceB gene encoding malate synthase A, which yields MTDSVIHNTLTFNQPFTHAEKQLLTPEAIDFLHTLVARFAPERERLLKARLQRQQRYDQGALPDFDSETTSIRESEWQVRPIPQLLRDRRVEITGPPDRKMVINALNANVNVFMADFEDSLAPTWQKLMEGQLTLRDAVNGTLSFTSEAGKIYQLKSDPALLMCRVRGLHLSEKHVEWRDRAIPGGLFDFALYLFHNVDALLEKGHAPWFYLPKTEHAAEVAWWREIFRFSEDRFDLPRGTIKATVLIETLPAVFQMDEILWELRDHVVGLNCGRWDYIFSYIKTLAQHGDRILPDRQQISMDQPFLDAYSRLLIKTCHRRGALAMGGMSALIPSKDAERNAWVMQKVQEDKAREAGNGHDGTWVAHPGLADIAMAVFDRQLGDQPNQLSVSRDQDGPITAERLLRPCRGQRTEAGMRANIRVALQYLEAWIGGNGCVPIDGLMEDAATAEIARTSIWQWIHHKQILSDGQLVTAALFEQLLDEELQALQHTLGEERFRQGRFADAAALMAQITTADELVSFLTLPGYRLLP from the coding sequence ATGACAGACTCAGTAATCCACAACACGCTGACTTTCAATCAGCCCTTTACTCACGCGGAAAAGCAGCTGCTTACCCCGGAAGCCATCGATTTCCTGCACACGCTGGTCGCGCGTTTTGCACCGGAACGTGAACGTCTGCTGAAAGCACGCCTGCAGCGTCAGCAACGTTATGACCAAGGAGCGTTGCCAGACTTCGATTCGGAAACGACTTCCATTCGTGAAAGTGAGTGGCAGGTCAGACCTATCCCTCAACTGCTACGCGATCGCCGCGTGGAGATCACCGGGCCACCGGATCGCAAGATGGTGATCAATGCGCTGAATGCCAACGTCAACGTCTTCATGGCCGACTTCGAAGATTCGCTGGCACCGACATGGCAGAAATTGATGGAAGGTCAGCTGACACTGCGTGATGCGGTGAATGGCACGCTGAGTTTCACCAGTGAAGCCGGCAAGATCTATCAACTGAAATCCGATCCCGCGCTGTTGATGTGCCGGGTGCGCGGTCTGCATTTAAGTGAAAAGCATGTTGAATGGCGCGATCGTGCTATTCCAGGCGGGCTATTCGATTTTGCGCTCTATCTGTTCCACAACGTTGATGCGCTGCTGGAAAAAGGCCATGCCCCTTGGTTCTACCTGCCAAAAACCGAGCATGCAGCAGAAGTGGCATGGTGGCGTGAGATCTTCCGCTTCAGCGAAGATCGCTTCGATCTGCCACGAGGCACCATCAAAGCCACGGTATTAATCGAAACGCTGCCAGCCGTGTTCCAGATGGATGAGATCCTGTGGGAACTGCGCGATCACGTCGTCGGCCTGAACTGTGGTCGCTGGGATTACATCTTTAGCTACATCAAAACGCTGGCTCAGCACGGCGATCGCATCCTGCCAGATCGCCAACAAATCAGCATGGATCAGCCTTTCCTTGATGCGTACTCGCGCCTGCTGATCAAAACCTGCCACCGCCGAGGTGCATTGGCGATGGGCGGGATGTCAGCCCTGATCCCAAGCAAAGATGCGGAACGTAATGCGTGGGTGATGCAGAAGGTGCAGGAAGACAAAGCGCGCGAAGCGGGTAACGGTCACGATGGCACCTGGGTGGCGCATCCAGGCCTGGCGGATATCGCGATGGCGGTATTTGACCGTCAGCTCGGTGATCAACCCAATCAATTGTCTGTCAGTCGCGATCAGGATGGCCCCATTACCGCCGAACGGCTGCTGCGCCCTTGCCGTGGCCAGCGTACTGAGGCTGGTATGCGCGCCAACATTCGTGTGGCACTGCAATACCTTGAAGCCTGGATTGGTGGCAATGGCTGCGTACCCATTGACGGATTGATGGAGGATGCGGCCACGGCGGAAATCGCCCGAACCTCAATCTGGCAATGGATCCACCACAAACAGATTCTCAGTGATGGGCAACTGGTGACTGCCGCACTGTTCGAGCAACTGCTGGACGAAGAGTTGCAGGCATTGCAGCACACCCTCGGTGAGGAGCGCTTCCGCCAGGGTCGCTTTGCAGATGCCGCTGCGTTGATGGCACAAATCACCACCGCCGACGAATTAGTCTCTTTCCTTACTCTGCCGGGCTACCGCCTGCTGCCTTGA
- the iclR gene encoding glyoxylate bypass operon transcriptional repressor IclR — protein sequence MATPVPAKRGKKPRAATTTSAPAGGQVQSLTRGLRLLELIAESHGSVALTELAQQAGLPNSTTHRLLSTMQQQGFVNQVGDLGLWTIGSHAFVVGSSFLQSRNLLAIVHPVLRKLMEDAGETVNLAVLDLSDYQAVIVDQVQCTQLMRMSAPIGGKLPMHASGAGKAFLAHLSDEQVTALLHQKGLHHYTPKTLMSPHSLKENLALIRKMGFSHDDEEHALGLRCVAAPIYDEHGEPFAAISISGPIARMTDDRITELGALVIRAAKQVTQTYSGR from the coding sequence ATGGCTACCCCAGTACCAGCGAAGCGTGGCAAGAAACCGCGTGCCGCCACAACCACCAGCGCGCCAGCCGGTGGGCAAGTCCAGTCACTGACGCGTGGTTTGCGTTTACTTGAACTAATTGCCGAATCGCATGGCAGCGTGGCCCTGACCGAGCTGGCGCAGCAGGCGGGATTGCCCAACTCAACCACCCATCGCCTGCTCTCTACCATGCAACAGCAAGGATTTGTGAATCAGGTCGGGGATCTGGGGCTCTGGACGATTGGCTCCCATGCCTTCGTGGTCGGCAGCAGTTTCCTGCAAAGCCGCAATCTGCTGGCGATTGTGCATCCGGTATTACGGAAGTTGATGGAAGATGCGGGAGAAACCGTCAATCTGGCGGTACTGGATCTCAGCGATTATCAGGCAGTGATTGTCGATCAGGTGCAGTGCACGCAACTGATGCGCATGTCAGCGCCGATTGGCGGTAAGCTGCCGATGCATGCGTCGGGCGCGGGCAAAGCCTTTTTGGCTCATCTCAGCGACGAGCAAGTCACCGCACTCTTGCATCAAAAAGGGCTGCATCATTACACGCCGAAAACATTGATGTCGCCGCACAGCCTGAAAGAGAATCTGGCGTTGATCCGCAAAATGGGCTTTTCCCACGATGATGAAGAGCACGCGTTGGGCCTGCGCTGCGTGGCCGCACCGATTTATGACGAACACGGTGAGCCGTTTGCCGCAATCTCTATTTCCGGCCCGATAGCACGTATGACGGACGATCGCATCACCGAACTGGGCGCGTTGGTGATCCGTGCCGCCAAACAGGTTACGCAGACCTATTCAGGCCGTTAA